The nucleotide sequence TATAAATATCCTCATGATTTCGGCGGATTTGTGCCATTCTCCTATTTTCCCGACGATCTCTCTGACAATCCTCCTCAATTCTATAAACCGACTAAAAACGGAATGGAAGGAAAGATCAGGGAACATCTTGCCTCTATCTGGAAACAAATTTCTAGCAAAAAGTACGAGTAAGCCACTCTTATAATTTCTACGAAGAAAAATTTGGGCGGCTCCTTCGCTCCGCTCAGGCCGTGCTGCTACGGGTTCGCGCATAAGCGCTCATCCGGACAAGCCCGGACTAAAGCCCTGCGCATCACTGCCGCGGTTTGTCTCGCAAAGCCGCAAAGTGGAGAAGAAATAGCTTGTAGGAGTTCCGACAGGAAATGAAGATCGCCCCCACCCCTTCGCAGCGACCATAGGAGCGAGAAGCCGACCGCGTATGCGAGTCGGTGATCGATAGATCAAACGAGTGGGCCACTTCGGGTACTCGCACAGTAGAATCGAAAGCATTTTTTTAAAACCGCCCCCACCCTGCATTGGGATTGGGGGGAGTGGCCCGTGGGAGCGCGCATTCTCGCATATCACAAAATCCTAGCTCCGTCAACCAAATCCTTCTCTTACAATCCGTGTAGGAGTTCCAACATCGCGGCCCCTCCGTGTCTCTGGATTTTCGTAAAATAACTTAATAAAAATGTTGCGTAGTTAAATAGCTACATTTATATTTGTAGTTAAGTGGCTACATAATGAATTTAAGAAGGGACGTATTCCAAGCAATCGCAGACCCCACTAGGCGTGCAATACTCCTGATGGTGGCCTCTCAGGCGATGACTGCAGGGGCGATCGCATCCAATTTCGATACTGCCAGGCCCACTGTTTCTAAACATTTACAAATTCTCACAGAGTGTGAATTGTTAAATCAAGAACAGAACGGTAGGGAAATTTATTATCAATTGAATCTGAATAAGATGAAAGAAATTGCCGACTTTATAGAACCGTTCCGTAAAATGTGGGACGACCGGTTCGATAAACTGGAATCCGTAATGAAAAAATACAGATCAAGAAAATAGGATATGGAAAAAAAAACCAAAATTGACGCAGAGGACGGCAAACAAGAATTGCTGATCACCAGGGAATTCGACCTTCCCTTGGATCTACTTTTTAAGGCGCATATAGAGCCGGAGATCGTAGAGGAATGGATGGGGACCAAAGTGATCAAACTGGAAGGAAAAAAGCATGGAAGCTGGCAATATGAAACTACGGATCCTTATGGCAACAAACACGGATTTAACGGTGTTATTCATGAATTTGTCCCTAACCAAAAGATCACCCGCACTTTTGAAATGGAAAATTCTCCTTTTCCGCCTCAACTGGAGTTCTTAGAATTCGAAAAACTCGGTGAGGAAAAAAGCAAACTTACAATGCACATTGTCTTCAAGTCCGTTGCACTTAGAGACCAGCTGCTTAAGCTACCGTTTGCTCAGGGCATTAATATGGCCCATAATAGATTACAAGAAGTAGTAAATAAATTAAAATAGGATATTGGACATGAGAAACAAGGTTATATATTGGATCGCTACTGCATGGCTTTCCTTAGGAATGGTGTCTACCGGGATCGTGCAGATCATCCAAATGAAAGAAGAAGCAGATATGTTTGCACATTTAGGATATCCGGCCTATCTGATGATCATTTTGGGTGTTTGGAAATTGTTAGGTGTAATCGCTGTAATTGTCCCGAAATATCCTTTAGTCAAGGAATGGGCCTATGCGGGATTTTTCTTTACGATGTCCGGAGCAGTTTTCTCTCATTTTGCAGCCGGGGACGGGGCAAAAGAATATTTCGGACCCGTATTATTACTTGTGCTTACGATCGTTTCCTGGTATTTCCGGCCGACAGATAGGAAGATCCCTTCAGTGTGAGTGAGACTAATATGAATCCAAAGGTTGATTTCTTTTTTAATAAAGCCAAACAATGGAAGGAAGAATATGAGGCCCTGCGCAAGATCGCTCTTGCCCTAGGACTCACCGAAGAATTAAAGTGGGGTCAACCTTGTTATACATATCAAAACAATAATATAGTTTTGATACATGGATTCAAAGAATATTGTGCGTTTTTGTTTTTCAAAGGCGCGTTATTAAAGGATCCAAATGGAATTTTAGTACAACAAACTAAAAATGTGCAGTCCGCTCGCCAGATCCGATTCACTAACGTTAAGGAAATCGACAAACTTAAGACCGCTTTAAAGGCTTATATCAAAAATGCGATCGAAGTGGAAAAATCCGGCCAAAAAGTGAATTTCAAAAAAACAAAAGAGTTCGATATGCCGGAAGAATTTTTAAGTAAATTGGAAGAATCTCCCGACTTAAGATCGGCTTTTGAGTCGTTGACGCCAGGTAGGCAAAGAGGATACCTTCTTTATTTTTCTTCTGCCAAACAATCTAAAACTAGAGAGGCGAGGATTGAAAAGTATATACCTCATATTTTAAAAGGTAAGGGATTAGATGATTAAAAAGAAGGTTTCAGCAAAGAAGAAGGCGCCAACTAAAACTTCGATGAATAAATCACCTAAGTTTAAAAAGGCAGGCGCAAAGAAATCCACTGGGATGCGGAATTCAGGAAAGAAGGAGCCTATCTTACTTTCCGGAGGAAATCCTCAGATCGCAAAAGGTTATGGAGACGGCCCGGTCCAAGAGTATATCGCGGCTATGCCCGGTTGGAAAAAAGAGATTGGGCGTAAACTCGACGAACTGATAGTCAGAACAGTCCCTCATGTTAGTAAAGCGGTAAAATGGAACTCTCCACTTTACGGGATCGAAGGCCACGGATGGTTTCTCGGAGTGCATGTATTTGCCAAATACGTTAAGATAGCATTCTTCAAAGGAGCTTCATTAAAACCGATGCCTCCGGGTTCCTCCAAGGTTCCGGGAACGCGTTATTTGGATATTCGAGAAGAAGACGGAATCGACGAGGCCCAACTTTCTTCTTGGATCAAACAAGCCAGCGAACTACCCGGCGAAAAATTATAGGCAAGCAATTGGGCAAAGGTCCATTCATTCGCTTTAAAAGAAATATCTTTCTGTAATATTTTAGTCATTCACTTGTTCTAGAAAAGGAGTAAGCTAGCCAAGAACTGGAAATTTTTGACATAATACGGTAAGGGATTCGCTGTTTCGGGACGAAACTAATTAAGGGAATCGCAGGTCTTACCACCAAGACGAAAAAAGGAGGTTTCGAATGTTTCAATCCGAAAGAGAAAAAAACGAAAAAAGCCAATTCCAAGCCAAAGGGCCGATCCAAGTCAGAAAGGAGTTTGCTCGCTCGGAAACAGCGAACTTCGGCACTAAAAAGGCAGAAAGTAGAGAAGAAAAAGTTGTCCGACTGAGGCCAGACCTATACGATAAATAAATCCCCAGGCTTCAGAAGCGAAGCGACTAAAGAAGTTCCGACAACCTTTCTAAAACCCGGTCGTTCTGTTCCGGCCTTCCAATCGTAATTCTCAAGGCATTCAATCCGTAACTTTTCAGATTTCGTAATATGATCCCTTCCTTCAGCAATGTCTCGAAGGTTTGGGTGGAATCCAATTTTGCTTTGTCCAATTTGATCGTGATAAAATTCGCATAAGATTCGAAGTAAAAGAGCCCTTTCTTCTCTGCAAATTTTTCGTAACGGATCATTTCCTTTAGGTTTGCCTTCAAATAATTTTCCACGAATTCCCTGTCGCTCAACGCGGTTGCAGCCGCTAACTGAGAAAGTTGAGAAACATTGAAGGGCGGTCGTAACTTATAGAATGCTCGGATCATTTCTTCGGAAGCGATACCATATCCAATTCTCATCCCGCCTAATCCGTAAATTTTAGAAAACGTATTGGTATATAATACATTAGGGAATTTTGAAATTACATCCGCAGCTTGGATCTCTTTTTTAGGATCTCTGGTTTTTCCGAATTCCATATAAGCCGCATCCAAAACCACCATGGTTTCGGATGAAATATTTTGGAGAAAAGTATATATATCTGCCTTGTCTAAAGCGTCCCCGATCGGGTTGCAGGGAGAGCAGATGAATATGATCTTAGGAGAATGTTTTTTATACAGATCCAAAAACTGGTCCAGATCATGCAGTTCGGAATCGGTTTGGATTGTTTCGGCTCCACATTGTCCTGCATATATAGAATACATAGAGAATGTTTTGCCGTTCTGTAGGATCTTGTCCCCGGGACTCAGGACCGATCTGGTCGCAAAATCGAAAATTTGATCGCTGCCGTTCCCTTGTATTACGTTTTTTGCATCTACTCCGTGTACTTTGGCAAGAGCATCCTTGAGCGCCTTATAGGAATCGTCCGGATACAAGGGCATCTTATAAACCGCTTCTTTTATCGTCTCGGAAACCTTGGGAGATACGCCGTACGGATTCTCGTTCGAAGCGAGTTTGAGAACCTTGTCAGGCGAAATTCCGTATTCACGTACGACTAATTCAATCGGTTTGCCGGCCTCGTAAGCCGGGATCTTGTCTAAAGCGGGCAGGAATCGCATCTAATTCCAGAAAAAAACGGAGTCAGGATTCTTCCAATCGTTTTTGTTCTACTAACCTCTGGTAAAGTCCTTGGAAGTCTTTAAAAAATAGAGACTCGTTCAGCGCGTACTCCATCACCATTCTTTTAGTCTCTTCCGAACCGAGTAGGGCTCGGTCGGAAGCAAGCATTCTCGCCCCGCCATCCAATAGTAGGTCCCTAAAATAATGATTATTGAATATATTCGGAGTCTCCGTAAAAGATCCTTTGGAATGCCAACCCAATGTATGTACTCCCAACAGTAGAACCGTATCTCTCGCGGAAAATCCCATCATGGAAAAATAATTCAAGGAATCTTTTACGTCAGGACTATCTACAGGCATAAGCATTCTTCCCGCCGGATAATTGGAGTCCTGTCTTCCGGGAAGAATATGGACTTGCGGTCCCCCCGCTTTTTGAAGAGCAAGGGCACCTGAAAGAGCAACCATGTCCGCAAAAGAAGGAACATTCTTTCTCCCTTCCTCTTCCATTTCTTCTTTTAAATGGATAATCTCTTCTATTTGTTTTGCCACGCCACGATTGTTCTCATCGTTCATAATGGTTGGAAAACGTATGGAGCCTTCCAAGCCTAACCATTCTCCATCCGCAGAGAAGATAGAAGCGGCATGAAACACCATACGGAGCCAAGCTCCCACTTCAGTCGGATCAATCTTATCCCAGATCCTGTACCCGGTTTCTTGCCAAACACTTCCCTCACAATTATTCTTGGTCCCTAACACCTCGTGGACCCTATAATTTCCTGTTTTACCTTTCAGTTTCGTTTCGAAACTTCTTCCCTTTTGGATCCTATCCTTTACGGATTCATAAACTTTTTGGGAAATTAAGATCTTTGCGTCGGCTTTTTTTGTGGTTGTTTCGATCCTACTTGCGGAGTTCACTGTGTCACCTATCGCAGTGAATGACATGTTCAAAGGATGTCCTAACTTTCCTAAAATCGCCGTTCCGTAATTGATCCCGATCCCAATTTCGAATTCCGAGCCTAAATGGTTTTGCAAATAAGTATTCAAACTTTCTAATTCGGCTCTCATCTCTAATGCGGAACGGATCGCATTCAGATTGGCACGAAGAGGGTCCGGATCTTCCAACCCGAAGATCGCCATTAGCCCGTCTCCTATGTACTTATCGATGATCCCGCCGTATTTTAGGACCTTATCTCCCATTCTATAAAAGTAACGGTTGAGAATGTGGATGACGTCGTAAGGCAAATGACTTTCTGAAAAACCGGTGAAACCTCGGATATCGCTGAATAAGATAGCAACCGGTTTTTCTATGCCTGATATCAGATCCGAGAATGTGGATGCAAGGGCCTTGTCAGCTTCATCAATGACCAATCTACGAAGAACAACATCGCCGGAGGTCTTTGTTTGGCAGGCGAGTCTCACGTTCTCCGGAAAACCCTTCTTCAAAGCAAGTGTCGTTTCCATTTCGTTACGGGGAAGAAGATGTTCGTCCCCATCTTGGATAAGTATCCTACAGGTGGAACAACGTGCATTACCTCCACAAGCGTGTATATGAGGGATACCCGCATCCAAGGAAATTTCTAATAATGACTTGTTTAATTCGGAAGGTTCGAGGAAAACTTCCTTATCGTTTTCGAAAATTATTTTTATCATAAAGGAGATCGAATCCGGCGATCAATATTGGACCTTAGTCCTTGTTCATTTTAATTTCAGATGAAAACAATTAAAAGACCATTACTAAGACTTAAATACACGCAAGATAAGAATAAAAATATTCTTTGCTCCGAGCCGGAAATTCTTTTTTTCCACGTCTAATCCCAAGTTCTCCGAGTATCCGATCGTGAAAACCCAAGAAAATGGATCATCAGAAGAATCGCCCAAAAGATCGGTGATTTTATGCGTGGATGACGAATTGATCATTCTGCGAGGATTAAAGGAACAGCTCAAATCCGCCTTCGGAAAAAGTTATCAAATAGAAGCCGCAGATAGCGCGGAACTCGCCCTCCAAATTGTGGAGGAATGTAACCAGGCAGGGATCCATATCCCGGCGATATTGAGCGACCAAGTAATGCCGGGCATCAGGGGAGACGAGTTCCTGATCCGGATCCAAGAAACAAATCCGAACACCAAAAAGATCATGCTCACTGGACAGGCAAGTGCGGAGTCCGTGGGAAATGCACTGAACAAGGCGAACTTATATCGATATCTTTCCAAACCTTGGGACTCGAACGATCTACTCATGACGGTAAAGGAAGCGGTTCGTTCTTACGAGTCGGATATTTCTCTTTTTGAACTGAATAAAAAATTGGAAGAGGCCCTTCTCTATAATCGAGACTCAGGTCTTCCTAATTTGGAATCCTTAAGGAGAAGATTGGATCTTGCCACGGAAGAAAGGGAAGATTCTCTTCTAGCGTTGATACGTATAGAGTCCACTTCCTTGACCACAAGAGATTTTGGAGTTTCTCTCTATAAGGATTTAATGAAGAAGTTTCTGGACTCCATGAAATCCATCTTAGGGAACTACGGAGAAATTTTCCACGTATACGAGGACGAGGTCGCGATACTGTCCAAGGTGCAGGAAGAGGAGTTCCTACCGCATCTGATCGCATTTAGGATCCTTCTCCGTTCCGATTATTTTACCGCTTCCGGGATTTCTTTCCGGATCAATGCAACCATAGCCACTGCAGGTGGAAAAAAAGATCTGTACTATAAGGCGAGACTAGCGCTTGTTAAAGCAAGCCAAGAGCCCGAGTTCGATTCCGAAGCGGGGATCTATTCGTATTCAGAGAAGATGGACGATCAGGATCTGTACAAGATCAATATGGATCTGGGTAAAAGACTGAATCAGGCAATCCATTCCGGCAACATAGTGCCATATTTCCAAGGGATTATGGACAACCAAACCGGTAAGGTCGAAAAATTCGAGTGCCTGGCTCGGATCGTTGAAGACGGAAAAGTTTATGCTCCCGCAAGTTTTTTGTATCTGGCAAAATCCACCGGGCTCTTGAGAAGGATCAGTCCTATCCTTTTTGAAAAAGCGCTTAAAAAATTTTCTGATTCTACTTACTCATTTTCCATCAATCTTTCCGAGACAGAATTGGAAAGTCCAAGTTTTCCGAAATGGGCTTTGTCCAGAATGGAACATTATGGGATCAATCCTTCTAGAGTGACTTTTGAAATTTTAGAGACGGCAAGTTTTCATGGAAATCCGGAACGTCTGAAAGTGATCGCAGAATTGAAGGAGCTAGGTGCAAAAATTGCAATCGACGATTTCGGAGTAGAACATTCCAATTTTTCCAGATTATTGGAGATCCAGCCGGACTTTATCAAGATCGACGGAAAATTTATCCAATCCCTGGAGCGAAATCGGACCGCATTCATTTTAACTTCTGCCATCACAGAACTTGCTCACCGGATCGGAGCGAAAGTAGTCGCTGAATTCGTATCTACACCGGAGGAATTGAAAGTTGTACGTTCCCTGGGCATAGAATATTCGCAAGGTTACTTAATTATGCAGCCTTCTCCCGACATAACCCCGGTTTCGATAAAAATTATTGAATAGGTACTTCGGTCTATTTATTTCCAAGCGATCTTGTAACTCATTCTTTCGAGGATAAAGTCGAAAATTAGTTGCAATCATAATTTATAGAGTAAGTATCCTTGTTTTGCTCCGGATTTTGAACCGGGGTTTTACTGTTTTTGTTCGTCTAATTTATACGTTGGTACCGGGGGAGCGGTGGAGAAAGCGATTCTTTTTGTTGATGATGAAGCGCTCATTTTGATGAGTATGAAATCCCAAGTCAAAAGACATTTGGGAGATACTTATCGTTATGAGACGGCTCTAGATGCGTCCGAAGCGATGCAGATCATTGAAGAATTGGTAACAGAAGGAGTCAAGATCCTGATCGTAATTTCCGACTGGTTGATGCCAAATATCAAGGGGGACGAATTTTTACGGATCGTTCACCAGAGATATCCCGAAATCCAAAAGATCATCATTACTGGTCATGCCGATATCGCTTCCGTTGAAGCTTTAAAGAAAGAGATCAATTTATACAGTTACTTAAAAAAGCCTTGGGACGAAAAAGAACTAGTAACCACTATCACCTCAGCCCTTAAATAAACAGGGGGGCATAATGAGCCTTCGAACGCGCTTTTCTCTTTATTGCGCTATTGTTCTATTTGCGTTTTCGGTCCTACTAACTTTGTTGGTGGCTGCAGCCGCATATTATGATTCCAAAGTCTCCTCTCAGGAAGCAGCATTCGCAAAAGCGGAAGGGGCTTCCTTCGAAGTACGTAAAATTTTTTCCGAAGCAATTTCTAAAGTTGGAGACGCAAAAAGTCGTTGGGAGCATTCCCGTCCTTCCCGCGATTCCGTCGAAAAAGATCTATTGAATCTTTTTCAGAACGATAAAAGGTTTTTAGGAGCAGGCGCGGTCTTCGAAACAAATCTTTTTGACGGAAAGGATTCATCCTTTATCGGCCGTAAGGGTTCCAACTCCAAGGGAAGATTTGTCCCGTACTTTCACAGAAGTATCAAAAATCCGGATGAGATCAGCTTAGAAGAAAGTGTATATTATGATAATACGGACGAAAGCGGGAACTATTACCAGATCCCGAAAGCTACCTTAAGAGATTACGTAGGAGAACCGTATTTTTATCCGCTGGAAGGAGTGAATGTTTTTATGATCTCCTTGATCCGGCCAATCATCCGCCAAGGAAGATTTATAGGAATAGTCGGTTTGGATCTGAAACTTTCCGACCTGGAAGAAGAATTATTTTCGAAAAGACCGTTCGGAGGCGGCCATTTGGCATTGATCTCTCCTGGCGGAAAATATGCGGTTCATGGAGCGGATACGTTGCGGCAAGGGAAGGACGCAGGAACTCCTGAATTAAAGGATTCCATCCAAAGATCATTATCTTCAGGTCAACCTTTTGCCTATTTAGTAGAAGGTGGGAACTCCTACATATTCCCTTTCGGTATGGGAACATACGGAAAGAATTGGGCCATCGAGGTCTATGTTCCGGATTCCTATTTATGGAACGATCTTGGACCTATCATTCTAAGATGTTTATTCATCACATTCGCACTATTGCCGATATGTTTGTATTTTCTGGATAGGTTCTTCTGCAAATACGTAGTCGATGGATTATCCGCCGCTACTACTTTCGCGGATTCCCTGGGAGCCGGAAATTATTCCGCTCAAATCCCGATAAGGAACTTCCAAGACGAGATTCATCATCTTTTCGTAACATTGGAGAATATGAAGGAGAAGTTACTGGCCGCGATCGACCAACAGATCCGATCCGAAAAAATATTAAGAGAATCCGCAGAGATTTATTCACGTAACGAGATTATCCGGCTTCAAAAAGAAGAATTGGAAGTTGCATTAGGAGAATTAAAGACCGCTCAGGAAACCTTACTTAGGAACGAAAGGCTAACGGCGATAGGTAGGATTTCCGGTGCGGTCAGTCATCAGATCAATAATCCATTAGGTGCTATTGGAGCTTCTCGAGAGAATATTTCCTTTTATGTGAAAAGGATAACCGTTCTTCTTCCTTTTCTTTTCGAATATTTGAGCCGGGCGAGCGATCCTGAAAGGGAATTTTTTAACATCGCCTTGAAGAAAACATTAGAAAATCATAAAGAACAGATCGGTAAAAAGTTCAGAGAGACTAGACATTCTATCGAGGCTTTCTTAAAGCAGGAAGATATAGATAATGCGGGTGATAAGGCGGCCGTTGTTGCTGAGCTTGGATTCGTTGATTGTCCGGAATTCATTCTTCAATTATGCAGATGTTCCGAATGGGATCGTATATCCGAATTTCTAATGGCTGTTCGGGGGTTAGAGATCTCGGAAGAGGTAATCCATCGATCCACTGATAGAATGTATAAAATTGTGTCCGCATTGGAGACGTATTCCGGGATCGCAAAAGAAGATAAGGAAAGATGGGTCAAGGTTTCCGATACGATGGAAGTTGTGCTTGGAGTATACGAAGGAGCGGGTGGAAACCGAGTCACCGTAGAAAGAAATTACGTCTCGGAAGCTACTTTGAGATGTGTTCCCGAAGATTTAGTTAGGCTTTGGACCCAAGTCGTGGATAACGCTTACCAGGCTATGTCGGGGGAAGGAAAACTTAAGGTAAGTATCTATGATGCGGAATCCAAGGTAATCTGCGAGGTGGAAGATAGCGGCTCAGGTATTCCAAAAAATATCAGAGAAAAAGTGGGGGAAGTCCTATCTTCCGGAAAATCGGAAGGTGAAGGTGCAGGGATCGGACTTGCCGTTGCCGCATCCATTTCTAAAAAATACGGGGGAAGCTGGGATTGGGAAAGTAAACCCGGATGCACTATCTTTCGCTTTTCCTTTCCCAAATCGGAATAAAATATAGTCTTTTGGGCTTTAACTATGAGTATTAGATACAGAATTTCACTTTACTTATCGATTGTACTTTTGACCGGTTCTTTCGTTCTGGCAGGTATCAATTCGTTTTCCTCTTATTTTAGTTTAAAGTCACAGGTGGATTCAGGATCTACCATGGCCGGCAAACGTTATGAATATGAAATTTCGAACTTTTTGAATTCCGTTTTGGGTTCTTTGAGAGGTTTTCAATTCATGCTGGAAACTACTCATCCCTCTCGTGAGGAAATGGTCGCTTCTCTCAAAAAGTTAGCCGAAACCGATACTCATTTTTTTGGAACTTGGGTTTTATACGAACCTAACGGCTTCGATGGACAGGACGCCCGATATAAAAATACTCCTTACCACGATGCGACCGGTAGATTTATTCCGTATTGGAATCGAGCAACCGGAGATTTAAAGATCACATTCGCAGAATCGTACGATGTGGATGATACGATCAGCTTTTATTATCGAATTCCGAAGAAGACCCAAAAAGATTTTATTTCCGATCCTTATGTGTATTCCGTAAGCGGAAAAGATGTACTGATGGTTTCGATGGTGAAGCCGATCCTACGGAACGGAAAATTTGTAGGGACTGTCGGAACGGACATCGCTATGGAGAATTTACAGGAACTTTTGGGACCGATCCGGCCGTTTAGGGGAGAAGGTTACCTGGCATTGGTTTCGCCTGAAGGATTTTATGCCGCAAATGGAGGAGATCCTTCCTTAGTGGGAAAGGTGATCCCGGAAGAAAATATCCTTGCGCAAGTAAAAGAACTAAGTTTGAAAGGTGAGGATTTTCAGATCAAGGGTGCGGGGCATACTAGATATTTTTTCCCGTTTTTATTAGGAAATTATGATAAACCTTGGGCAGTGGAAGTGTCGATCCCGGATTCGATCTTCTGGTCGGATATGAGAGGAGTGATCTTACAGACGATCTTGTCGTCTTTGGTGATCATGGTGGTGATCCTGATCATTCTGAACTTGATCTTTAACCGACTGATTACCTCCGGCTTATTAGAAGCGATCGGTTTTTCGGAGAAAATAGCGGAAGGAGATCTGACGTCGCATATGGATATATCGAGAGAGGATGAGATAGGTAAGCTTCTCAAGTCCATGGATCTAATGAAGGTGAATCTTTCCAGGATCATTCTTGATATCAAAACATCTTCCACAAAATTGAATAACACCTCGGACCAAATGGCGGAGTCGAGTCGTAACTTCTCGGATGTTGCGCAGGCTCAGGCTT is from Leptospira sp. WS58.C1 and encodes:
- a CDS encoding methyl-accepting chemotaxis protein, whose protein sequence is MSIRYRISLYLSIVLLTGSFVLAGINSFSSYFSLKSQVDSGSTMAGKRYEYEISNFLNSVLGSLRGFQFMLETTHPSREEMVASLKKLAETDTHFFGTWVLYEPNGFDGQDARYKNTPYHDATGRFIPYWNRATGDLKITFAESYDVDDTISFYYRIPKKTQKDFISDPYVYSVSGKDVLMVSMVKPILRNGKFVGTVGTDIAMENLQELLGPIRPFRGEGYLALVSPEGFYAANGGDPSLVGKVIPEENILAQVKELSLKGEDFQIKGAGHTRYFFPFLLGNYDKPWAVEVSIPDSIFWSDMRGVILQTILSSLVIMVVILIILNLIFNRLITSGLLEAIGFSEKIAEGDLTSHMDISREDEIGKLLKSMDLMKVNLSRIILDIKTSSTKLNNTSDQMAESSRNFSDVAQAQASAAEESSAAVEELAASAENVRRSMEKAIENMKEIDTNVVLLREQIGTINNEMQTLSQVASESQERALTGENAMGATNQAMDEIGESASRINEILSIITEISEKTNLLALNAAIEAARAGEAGKGFAVVAEEIGKLASQTSSSVQEIGELVDSTNNAVHNGNTKVKEASDILRKLRTSVDSFGLSAKKVLESVRTQEKNTQDIHQSANFLMSFSLQIEEAVQEQKRATDEITKTIVSISEGTQEVASGADDLTSYSSEMHGQSEGLLKSVDKFKL